The genomic DNA TAGGATTGGCAATCAAAAAATCACTTGTCTTTTTGCGACAAGATTTTGCGACACTTAACCCATTGAAATCAAATGCGTCGAAAACACGTTGCAAAAACCTTCCTTTTTGCAACGGCTTTGATGTGAAGATGCATATATGGTGGAGGACTTGCCGCTCGCTAAATACATGAGATAGATGTCATATTTCTTAGGATTTAGGAGGAACCTTGCCCCTACAGCGACCCAGTTGATTCTTTAACTCTTCATATGTCAGTGCTGGTGCTAAGTTCTCTGGCTTAAATCCTTCCTCATGCTCCGATACGTCCAAATATTCCTCGTGACTTCCTCCATGGTAACAGCGCGGTGACCCTGATTCAGTTTTAATTTGATAATTTGGATGAACTCCTTTTCCCATCTCTCCAAACTCTGAGGTGGTTCGGTTTGTTTGAACAGTTTCGAGCCGTTTCTTAAGTGGATTTTCCGCCCGTTTATGCCGCGACCATGGTCGGCCTGGGCTTGATATTATATGTCTGATCGGGGGTTAGTCCTTCCAGCGATGAATGCGGTCTCCTTGTGTTGTAGAAAGCCAGATATCTGGCGAGGCTTTCGCGGGCGATCGACACGCTGTCATAGGCGCGCAGATAGACCTCTTCGTATTTGATGCTGCGCCACAGCCGCTCGACGAAGACGTTGTCACGCCATGCACCCTTACCGTCCATGCTGATCTTTATGTCCACGTCCTTCAGCGCCTTGATGAAGGACGTGGACATAAACTGACTGCCCTGGTCGCTGTTCATGATCTCCGGCTTGCCAAACTTGTGGATGGCTTCGTTGAGTGCCTCAATGCAAGGCGCGGTTTCCAGCGTGACCGAAAGTCGCCAAGCCAGCACCTTGCGGCTGAACCAGTCCAAAACAGCGACAAGATAGACGAAGCCGCGTGCCATGGGAATGTAGGTAATGTCCGTCGCCCAAACCTGATTGGGGCGCGTCACCGCCAGCTTGCGCAGCAGGTAGGGGTAGATCTTGTGGCCAGGCGCAGGCTTTGAGGTGTTTGGCCTGCGGTAGAGCGCCTCAATACCCATGGTTTTCATGCAGGTTGCGACATGCAGCCGCCCAGCGGTGAAGCCCTCTTGCCGCAACAGCCCTTTCAGCATCCGGCTGCCCGCAAACGGATATGCCATGTGCAGTTCATCAATTCGGCGCATCAGACTGAGTTGCGATCCACTGGCCGGGCGCGGCTCGTAATAAAGGCTGCCACGGCTGATCCCCAGCAGATCGGCTTGCCGCGTCAGGCTCAGCTTGTGATTACGATCTGTCATTTCTTTGCGCTCGGCAGAAGACCGGCCTTGTCGAGCGCTCCTTCTAAAAAATCATTTTCAAGCGTCAACTGGCCAATCTTCGCATGCAGGGATTTGACATCGATCTCAGGCGCTTTGTGCGCGTTCGATCTATCGTCGAAAACCTCCATCACGCCGTCGAGCAGATGATCTTTCCATTGCTTGATCTGATTAGGATGCAGATCGAACTGCGAGGCCAACTCGCTCATCGTTCTGTCACCCTTCAAGGCCGCCAATGCGACTTTCGACTTAAATGCAGCGCTGTGGTTCCGTCTGGGTCGTCTCGTCATCTTCGCTCCTTCGTCCCGACAATGCTGCCGGATTGGGAGCAGAAAATCCACCTAACTCAATTGTTCAGATTTGCCAGGCCACCTCTCTCCACAGTCTCAATGTGCTCTTTCCCTCTTGTAAATTTACGCATTACATCAACAAAATAGTTTTCGTCTTTAACGTTATGATATTTATAAATAATTTTATCCTTTTAGCGTTTTTTATGAAGTCGAATGATTCCAAGCATTTCTGAAATGAAAATTATTCTGTTTTCCCATCTTCTTTATTCGGCGCATATCGAGATGCCCGTGTAAAAATATTAAGTGCACGAGAAATACGCACAGCATTTTGATCATGGTGATAGCCGCGTTTCTCCATTATTTGACGCACCATGTGGCCTATCATTTGCTTCACCCTATCTTCAGTGATGTCATCTCCGAACTTTGCCTTGAGTTTCGGCGAAAGAGGTTCGACAGCTGGACGCGCAAGGTATGTCGCGGTTTCCATGCGAATGATGTTGTCGTGCTCATTGAGGAACGCCCAAATTTCTTCGCCGTTTTTGGTTTCATAGGTGGAGTTAAAGCGGTCTGGGTTGTAGGGGGTCATGATATCTCCTCGATAAGTTTGGCGATATTGCCTACTCAATATAGGCATGTCTTAAATGCCCTGTCAATAATACCACTAACTTTGTACGATCCTTTTTGCAACGCCTTTTGTGGGTAAGTGAAATCAATCACTTGGCTGTCGCAAAATCTTGTTGCAAAATATCCGCATGAGAATTGGATATGCCCGCGTCTCAACCGTTGACCAAAACCCAAACGCACAGCGCGATGCGCTAAAGGCGGCTGGCTGTGAAAAGGTCGTCACCGAGAAAGTGTCTGGTGCATCGCTCAAGCGGCCAAAACTGGAAAAGCTTTTGCGCTCCCTCGATGCTGGCGATGTTCTGACAGTCTGGCGATTGGATAGGGTAGGGCGGTCATTGCCGCATCTTCTTCAAGTGGTGGCAGACCTCAAAGTGCGGAATATAGGTTTTCAATCACTCAATGAGACAATCGACACGGCCACGGCCAATGGTGAACTGATATTCCACCTGTTTGCGTCTATGGCGCAATTTGAACGCTCCCTGATAGTCGAACGCACCCAAGCAGGACTTGTGGCTGCAAAAAAACGGGGCGTGCGCCTAGGGCGACCTTCTGCGCTCACAGCGGCACAAATTAAACACGCTCGCAAATTGATTGAATCAGGCGAACGTCCATCTGCCGTAGCAGAAACTTTAGAAGTTGATAGATCAACGCTCTATAGATATCTAAAAGGGGAGGTCAGCGCATGAGATATCGACTTGAAGGCAATTGGAAAAAGGGGCTTGCATTCGATCTACACACCCTTGCAAGCACTTACCTCGGCACTGATGAATTCGGACATGATAGATGGGATACCACCCGCAGTGAAATGGGCGAATTGGTCTACCAGTTAAAATACCAAAACGATAAATCTGTAGTACCAAAGATTGTCGAACTTTTGAAACCCATCGGCAAAATCGAACAGTTCGATGCAATTATCCCCGTACCGTCATCAAAAGATCGCCCTTACCAACCTGTAGACGAAATAGCTAAAGCTTTGGGGGAACAGAGAAGTGTTCCTGTACTTCAAGGCTACCTAAAAAAAGAAACAGGCATAGAACTAAAAGGCATTGATGATCCTGATGAACGAAAAGAGGCTTTGATGAATTCAATTTCAATACAGGGTGATACCGACATTTCAGGAAATCGTGTACTATTGATAGATGACCTCTATCGATCCGGTGCTACACTGAAAGCATGCTGCCATATACTTACAGAACAATCAAAAGTCGAATTTGTTTCTGTCTTAACAATGACTAAATCAAGGAGCAAAAAATGACCATCGTTTTTCTATCTGGTTCGCGAAAAATCAATCGAATCAACGACACTGTCAGAAGTCGAGTTCAAAACATGATTGACCAAAATTTTCAGATTGTGGTCGGTGATGCAAATGGTGCAGACAAAGCTCTTCAGGTATTTCTGGATCAAAACCACTATCGGAACGTCACGGTTTTTTGTGCAGGAACCACCTGCCGAAATAATGTCGGTGATTGGCAAACAGATCAAGTTCTGGTCGATAAAAAATTAAGTGGTAGAGATTTCTACACCGAAAAGGACAAAAAAATGGCGGCGGTTGCTGACTATGGGTTTGTGCTGTGGGACGGGAAAAGTGCCGGATCAATCAACAATGTTTTTGAACTTCTAAAGCGCGGTAAGAAAGTAGTGGTCTACCTCTCCCCAAAGAAGGAGTTTTTGACCATCACAGAACCACATGATGTTGATTCACTTCTACAGAACTGTGACAGTGCCGATTATTTATCGCTCAATAAGAAAATCAATATGCGCCGACATATGGACGATTTACACTCAACTTCGCAAGGTTCATTCAGCATTTGACACGCCCGTAATCAGAACAGAGTTTCGTCGCCGTTTGGCCTCTAAAACGTTCCATAATGTACGTTATCAGATTCCAGTCGCACATGCCGGTGCCCCCATTGGCAATCCGATGCAAGGGATTGCCGCATTCAACCGCGCGGCGCGCATCGGCGATGTTGCGGCCTGGCACGCTTCAAATCCGCTGCTTCCGGACCGCTACCCGGCGAACCGGTTGAACAGCCACCATCCAAAAACTGTCGCGCCAACCACCCAGATGCCGATAACCACTATTGCCCCTGTCCGGCTCGCTGGAAGCTGTTCATGCTGCTTTGCCAGTGTGCGGAACTCCGACATCAGCTCTGGCGGTATCAGCCGCACCGCAAGAACAATGCCCAGCGGTACAATCAGCAGATCATCGAGGTATCCGACCACGGGAATGAAATCCGGGATCAGATCAATCGGGCTGAGTGCATAACCCACCACAGAGACGGCTATCAGCTTGGCAAGCAGCGGCGTGCGCGTGTCTTTCACGGCGATGTAAAGCGCAATGACATCGGTCTTTATGGTCCGCGCCCAAGCCTTCAAACGCTCCAGCATAAATATGGTGTCCCCTGCTTTGATTGCAGCGGCAGCGCAGGGCAGCTGCGATGCAGAGCCGGTTTGCTGTTGAGTTCCTGAAAGTCAGGCGCATTGGCTGATCGTTAGCACAACGGACGGGCTGTTGACATGCAACCAAACCAGTTTCTGTCCGTTATCGCTGCACCAAGCCAATCACAATCCCATCATAGTCCAAATGGCCTGATGGCCCGAATCTTTCAAGAAGCCCAAATCTTTCACAAAGGAAGCAACAATGTCTATTTTGAAACAGGGAATGTCCGGTGCCCCGGTCAAGCGTTTGCAGGAAAAACTCGGGATCGATGCCGACGGTATTTTCGGCAGCGGCACGAAGCAGGCCGTGATGGATTATCAAAAGGCCAACAACCTGGCGGTCGACGGTATTGCCGGACCGGACA from Pararhizobium sp. IMCC3301 includes the following:
- a CDS encoding ComF family protein produces the protein MRYRLEGNWKKGLAFDLHTLASTYLGTDEFGHDRWDTTRSEMGELVYQLKYQNDKSVVPKIVELLKPIGKIEQFDAIIPVPSSKDRPYQPVDEIAKALGEQRSVPVLQGYLKKETGIELKGIDDPDERKEALMNSISIQGDTDISGNRVLLIDDLYRSGATLKACCHILTEQSKVEFVSVLTMTKSRSKK
- a CDS encoding recombinase family protein codes for the protein MLQNIRMRIGYARVSTVDQNPNAQRDALKAAGCEKVVTEKVSGASLKRPKLEKLLRSLDAGDVLTVWRLDRVGRSLPHLLQVVADLKVRNIGFQSLNETIDTATANGELIFHLFASMAQFERSLIVERTQAGLVAAKKRGVRLGRPSALTAAQIKHARKLIESGERPSAVAETLEVDRSTLYRYLKGEVSA
- a CDS encoding IS3 family transposase (programmed frameshift), with the protein product MTRRPRRNHSAAFKSKVALAALKGDRTMSELASQFDLHPNQIKQWKDHLLDGVMEVFDDRSNAHKAPEIDVKSLHAKIGQLTLENGFFRRSARQGRSSAERKEMTDRNHKLSLTRQADLLGISRGSLYYEPRPASGSQLSLMRRIDELHMAYPFAGSRMLKGLLRQEGFTAGRLHVATCMKTMGIEALYRRPNTSKPAPGHKIYPYLLRKLAVTRPNQVWATDITYIPMARGFVYLVAVLDWFSRKVLAWRLSVTLETAPCIEALNEAIHKFGKPEIMNSDQGSQFMSTSFIKALKDVDIKISMDGKGAWRDNVFVERLWRSIKYEEVYLRAYDSVSIARESLARYLAFYNTRRPHSSLEGLTPDQTYNIKPRPTMVAA
- a CDS encoding YkvA family protein; the protein is MLERLKAWARTIKTDVIALYIAVKDTRTPLLAKLIAVSVVGYALSPIDLIPDFIPVVGYLDDLLIVPLGIVLAVRLIPPELMSEFRTLAKQHEQLPASRTGAIVVIGIWVVGATVFGWWLFNRFAG